In Euphorbia lathyris chromosome 2, ddEupLath1.1, whole genome shotgun sequence, the sequence ttcttcttcttcttcttcttcttcttcttcttcttcttcttcttcttcttcttcttcttccgcttcttcttcttcttgtttttgttgttcttcttcttcttgttcttcttcttttccattttaacttcttcttcggttcatcttcttcaatttttgaTATCAAtcattagcgatttttgagatttttgacatattatgttcaatcccgtacaaatggtatatttttagcttatacgcttgcttttctcgttggttttgcctctttcttcatctgtaatgctATCGTTTCAATTCCCtctattttccataatttttttccatttttctccattattgtcgcatttgtgacgaaattgtcgtatttcgtcacaaatgcgacaagagttgtcgcatttcgtagcaaatgcgacaactcttgtcgcatttgcgacgaatgcGATAATTCTTGTTGCATTTGCGAcaaaatgcgacaacaatggaggaaaatggaaaaaaattatggaaaattgaggaaattgaaacgataccattacagatgaagaaagaggcaaaaccaacgagaaaagcaagcgtataagctaaaaatataccatttgtacgggaaattgaacataatatgtcaaaaatctcaaaaattgctatcgattggtatcagaaattgaagaagatgaaccgaagaagaagttgaaacggagaagaagaagaagaagaagaagcggaagaagaagaagaagaagaagaagaagaagaagaagaagaagaagaagaagaagaaaagaaggagtAGATCGATCGATTGATCGAATAGAACTAatgttagttttgtccaaaatgggtgaaagtgtctaatttggtaactttgaggcaatgtgggttagatatgtaaattggggtccttgattgggtcagattagtaattatcccatTTTATAATTGAGCAAACTATTATGcgaattatataataacattctaattttttgtaACACATCTTTCGTATATggcttacttttttttttgcaaccgagtgattaattacattttacgtaagtttagaaaattaactgaacattttatataaattgagagtacactttgaaagtttagaggacaaatgatgtattaagctgcAATTGAATTAAGTGGTGACCAGTTTTTGTAAAAACGACAAAGAGTTTGAGACAACAGATTTTCGTCCGGAAAGTTCAATGACCAAAAGTTTAATTTATCCTAAAAAAATTACTAGGTACAAAAACAATAGCTAGAGGTGCAAACTCTTTAATCCAATGAATCAATACTCACTACCATAATCCAAATATGACTAATAATACACTTGAAACTAGAACAAATACATGAAAAGTCCTCCTTACAGAATGGCCTCTTCCACCTCCAGCTGTAATACTTCCCACACCTGAAATTGAAcacaaattacaataatgagCCAAGAACAATACTTTAAATTTTGGATAAAGGCACTGTTGTAAAAACCGGATCGACCACGAACGCACAAGTTTCTAGTCTAATTGATGTTGGATTTTTTAATGTCAATCAAACCGGACTGAACTATTGAACTGGTTGGAATAACCGCGAACCGATGTGGTTGACTATTATACATGTCTTACTACTAAGCAAGATTTTAAAGTATGATTATTAGCAATAATATGAATTTATTtcttatattaatattaaaattttaaaatattttttaatattttttttatatttcaataaatattatttaaaaggtaatttacctttataatatataaacttagtatataaattttaaatatatatgtaacaAAATTTAGAAGTctagtaaattttataattaaaaatatacattgtattatatatttatttataacgtCATTCGGTTTAATAAATTCGAATCAATTGGTTGAACTTATTAACTTCTAATCTAATTATCAATTCGATTCAACTTCCTCtctaattttttaaaacattaaaaaaataggCTTATAACATCAATTAGCAGAAaacaaaattttagattttaaaataatccacaacttgttttttttagaaatttacatagaaattaaatatttataaattatgggtGTAGAATATATTTCggaggtttatgatttatgaattagagtctaaattttataaattagagtataaaaatcatattttatttgtgatatataaaaaataataagatattaaaaattaattttattagtatgctttaattgtaattttataagtCAATATGATTTTCACCTAAAAAAACTCTAAACTTTAGGTTAGCCAAATTAACCCGCAAAACAAGTTCAAGAGTTAAATTAACGGCTTGAAGTGATATCTAGATcatgatttatttaaaattttgttataTGGTTGTCGATTTATTATTCTCTCATATTTTGCTCCTGTAATCGGTGAAATTTAACTTAACTTGGATGGATATATAATAAAATCGTTATCCTATTGATATGTGGTGAGATTTTGACAACACGTGTTAAAGTTTATGTAACATATATTAACTTGTGATATGTGATGATATTTTGTTATAGGATTGTTTGAAACTGTTggctaaattttaaataaaactcatatggtttcactaattttcagataaaggactgtggtttactttttgtcaaaacgggggctaaggttttcaactttagcaaaataaggactttttcgattgatattattaaaatcaccattgacgacttcaaaaatgacatattttaagaactactaatattctaagcaactttaattcttcaacttttttatttcgagattatttagatgatgtttggtaaagagagagaaaggtaatgtttagagagagaaagttccaaaaaatatgattttctaaaatcgaaaatgtagttccatagaaaatatgacattgaacaactttaattcttgaaaatttttagTTTCAGgccgttaaagatagttttaatagcattattaaaagtgcgaaacctcaatcctcgatttaacaaaaagtaaaccacagtcttctatctgaaaattagtgaaactacagaggttttatttgaaatttatcctAAACTATTTATCCAAGATACCCATTGTCACTGAAAATTtgcccattttaatattatgggtactaaattttaattcttaacagtataattattaaacttcctaactaaacaacacataaatgacctaaaaacaaaaattttcaaaaattaaagttccttaaagtattattaactatttaaattttttattttgacggTCGTTTTTAAGACGTTGAGTGGTTACCGTTGTTAAAAttggtaaaattcagtggcaatgggtgtaatttaccccaagaTAAACTGTAATCAAACTTTGTTGATACTTACCGCATTCTCTAGTAGCATTAGAAGAAGCAGAGCAAAGACAGAGCATTCCTTCCGTTTCAGTATCAAACCCACAAGTTCCTCCAGAATCCGTACATCTCCGGCATCCATTTTCCGGCATACTAAACGAAAGCTTAATCCCATAAACCCAATCCAACGGTCCAATTCCTCTCAAATCATCACTATTAACCACCGTAGTATAATGACTACAATCCAAAATATCCATACTCATATACTTCACCGTATCATACCCCGTAAAACAACACGCCGGAACCGGAGAAGAACTACCACCACTCCCACTCCCAACCGGAGAGATCTCACCATTACTATCActtccattattattattactaacCAAACCACGGAAGACTCTGAAAGCATTGCACGAATCGTAGAGTTCATCACATGAGTGACCGGAGAAATTGAAGCAGAGATTCCTGTACCGATTAAGAACCGGAGAGTCGATTGAGCAATTGAGAAGCGCGAAAACTGTGTCTGGAGTTGGGGGAATGAGGTAAGATTGTAATTCCGTCATTGTGAAATGATGATTAGGTTGAAGAATCGAGCAGGTAGACATTGCTGGATCGTAGATTTCGATTTGTTTTTTCTCGTAATCGATGTTTTGGACTTTGTAGGATCCGGATGGAGTTGTGAAGAATAGGCTTTGATCGGCGACGCTGCAATTGAACATGGAGCGGAATTGTGGAGCGCCGCAGCCATCGTCGACGGCGAAGGGGTAGCGGATGGGGATGGTGGCGCATGTGGTTTTGCAGGGGGTTAGAGCTAGGGTTATGGTTGTGAATGTGAGAATGAAGATGGTGAAGAAGATTAAgagtttcattttattttttattttttgttgtgAAGTGTAAGACTAAAAAAGAGGGAAAGTTTTTGATATGGAAATcagagggtaaattacaccatggTCAGTGAACTTTATCAATTTCAACATTATGGCTACTCACTTCAATTTTTAACTATATGattattaaattttacattttttaatatcgGTAGCCActaaattttaactaacttctcaaagtgactgttaacgacctcaaaatgaaaatattcaagaattaaagttgttcagaacgacatttatcatgaaaccacattttttattttccgaaATCACATTTTTAGAACATTTCATCTCTAAATacttattttctctctcctaaccaaacaacacttaaataatttcaaaacgaaaattttcaagtccttaaaatattattaactcttcgaattgtTTATTTTGAGGCCTTCAACGATCGTTTTAAGGTGTTGAGTGGATATAgatattaaaaagtataaaatttgatgatgatattattaaaaattgaagtttcatgactataatgttaaaataataaAGTTCACTGGCCacgggtgtaatttacccagaaATCAGACCTCGATTCTTACAAAAGAAAGTTGAGGCATGTCCGAAATTTACTCGATgggttttgttttattttttgaccGTTGTGAAATGGGACCCATAGGTTGAAATTTGAACAAAAGTTGCCACTTACTTTTCCAACATTCTGGCCCATGTCAGGAGTTGGAAGTGCATCCGAGCAGCTTATTACATCATCTGCTCCTTAACtttcttaaataattttgattttttctcTGAACTTTTAACCTATTGCGATAGTGATTTCAACTTGCATAGTGAACTCAAtaacttaataaaaatataatcaattaatcatttagttacaaaaatataaagttaaATGTGGTAGATTCCCGTGCTCTTTGCTTGATCCGGGAATAGActcgtttaaaaaaaatgatcaaGATCGGAAtatgcgattctaatattagagacaATAAGTTTTATAATTGAATAAGTgataacttactttttttttatatattctaaGATGTGGAGTGGAATAACatattccgtatttaactttttctttttgtaatcgAATAATCAATTGATTGCATTTTAGGCAAGTTTAGAAgactaattgaatattttatgcaaattaaGAGATCTATCGAAatactttaaaaatttaaaggttcaatcaatctttttgtacaaattcaatgggtaaatgattttattaaaccGCATCCCACCATTTCCAAATAATTTTAGATCCATTTTGGATGGCATGTTTCTATGTATAGTTGGCAAATTGTACcgtgaacttgtctaaaaataTTGATTGGTTTCCTAATATCACGGTAGTTCTTGtagtttatataaaatatttagttagctCCATTAATTGTATAAAATGCAATCAAATGATTACTCGGTTAATCCgatgaatttatataaaatgtaatcaactaatcactcagttgtaaaaaattaagttaaattcAATAGATGTATTAgatccttaaaaaaaaaaagtaaaacgacaaaGGTCGGAGTATGCggttataatattagagaagataaattttatagtggagcaagtaataacttcatttttaatctattattgaattatgtaataacattttaagatttGTGGAATAACatattccgcatttaacttacttttttgcaaccaagTAATCAATTGATTGCATTTTACGCAATTTTAGGGGATTAACtggacattttatgcaaattaagagagctatcgggacactttaaaagtttaaagggtcaatcaagctttttgtaCAAGTTCAGGAAGCAAATGATGGATTAAACCGCATCCAAGCATTTCCAAATAATTTTAGATCCATTTTGGTTGGCACGTTTCTTTGTATCGTTggtttaatacattatttgctttctgaacttatctaaaaagtttgattgatctcctgaactttcaaagtattccGGTGGCCTTCTCAACTTGTAtgaaatgttcagttagctccctttaacttgtataaaatataatcaattgatcactcggttgtaaaaaaaaaagttaaatgcggaagacgtattgcacgcgtcttaatATGTTATTACATGATTCAAGAacagattaaaaaagaaattattacttgctcaactatacaaattgtcttctttaatattagaaccgcataccctgatcttggtcgttttatttttttaagatacGTGCAATAcatttccgcatttaacttatttttttgcaactgagtgatcattttacgcaagttcagagggctaaacgaacattttatgcaagttgagtgAGCTATCAAGACACTTAGGATCAATCAAGCTGTTTAGTCAAGCTTTTTAGACAAGTACATGGGGAAATAATGCATTAAGCCTTTATTGTTTAATGTTACTAGGAGTGGTAATTGGACGGAGAAAAACCGAAAACCGTGAAGATCTGAACCAGAAGGGCCgagaaaaaatcaatttttttgggTGCGGGACTGGAGGCAGAGAAAGTTCTATCCCAAAAACTAAATTTGGACGGAAGTGAGTATTACTATCCTGAATTGTGAAAATCCCTGTAAAAAAACTCGTGGAAATCCCGAAAAATCCttaaaactataattaaaattatatatattatataaaactaattttaatttactaaatattattatattataaaaataaaacctaaCTACATCTAATTGGCCTATTAAGTAATAAATATACTTAAGTCAAAATGCGATAAATGAAGATAAAAATTGATGGTGTGAAAACTTAAAATATAGgaataaggtactaaaatatgCCTATAGTTTTTACAAAGGTATCAATTTAAgtttcacgtataaaataacatcaatataggtttaacttttaaaaaaaatattaatataggtctcgataacggattggacacgtgATAGGAGGTTACCAATAGGTTATCATACCTAAAAACATAATTCTCTCTCCATAATAAAACCAGAATTATAATATTTCTCTGATATTAGCTGTCACGATTTTTCttataaaacataataaaaaaactaaacataaaattaaatcctatttttttaaaatttcacgTTAATAACATATATCAAATCACAAGATAATGCATTACATTTTTGTTTTGTCTAGAGAATATAAAAAAaccatataataaaataaacaatcAATTAATCGGTTCAtagtttataatataattttgacttgttaattaactaattcatatttaattttctatcgtgcttttttatatatattttggctGATATTTTATTATAGCATAAATTATATTAATCGCCActaaactttgtttttttaacgatatgactactgaactttatAAACTTAATATAAAAGTCACTTAACTTTAGatcttttaatatttataaccactaaactttaaataatttttcaaaatgacccTTAACgaactcaaaatgaaaatattcaagaattaaaattgttcggaacgatatttatcatgaaaccacaatttttattttctaatttttggagatttctctctctaaaaattcactctatttcctaaccaaacaacacctaaatggtctcaaaacaaaaaatttcaaaaattagttgtttttagaattttttattttgagaccattAATGGTCGTGTTGAGGCATTGAGTGGCTAAatgtgttaaaaagtgtaaaattgagTGGTCACTTTaatttatgttacgttacgttacgtcacattacattatgttactTACGTAGCATTACAttacgtaacataacgtaacgtaactttaCCTAAACATATAAGATTTATGTAacgttcaaatgttttacgtaaaactcgatTTTTCGCAatgttaatgattttttttataaaaatacaacTTTACGTTAATTAAGTCcaactttaaataaattatctCTAAAGATGTGAGATTcatgtaaatttcaaaaaatatacATGAAAGTAACATTTTTCGTGAAACTAAGTGGTTTTGATTTTGTAACATaataactttacataaattgagcttatattattatgttacgttacattacgtcacGTTAAGTTACATAACATTACGTTACgctacgtcacgtcacgtcacgttacatcacgttaagttacgttacgtcacgtcacgttacatcacgttaagttacgttacgtcacgtcaagTCAAGTTATGTTatattacattacgttacgttacattacgttacgttatattacgttatgttatgttatgttatgttatgttatgttatgttatattatgttatgttacgttacgttacactaAGTTACATTATCTTAGGTTGGGGATTGTAAGCTCATTgactgtttataaataaatgaaagcttaaagaaGTAAAAAAATCTAAGGATTTTAAATTGAGTTTACAATCCTAAAAATTTatagattgagcttacaatcctaaggatttataaattgagcttataattattACGTTAAGTTATATTACGTCATGTTATATTACGTCACGTTAAGTTACATTAGataacgttacgttacgttatgttaaatACCTTAGAtaatgttacgttatgttaggtTGGGGATCGTAAGCTCAATgactatttataaataaatgaaagcttaaagaaataaaaaaaaagttaaggattctaaattgagcttacaatcctaaggatttatagaTTGAACTTACAATCCCAAGATTTAGAAACTGAGCTTATAATTATTACGTTACCTTACATTACGTTAACTTACATCATATCACATTATATTATGttagggattgtaagctcaatgactGTTTATAAATTGAACTTATAATTATTACGCTACGAAacgctacgttacgttacgtcatattaagttatgttacgttacatcacattgagttatgttatgttacgttacattagagattgtaagctcaatgattATTTTGGTTATGCTATGTTAGGGATTAACAGCTAAATGACTGTTTAGAGAGAAATGCATCACTAAAACCCATACTTTAATTTAATCCCCTTTCTACATGTAATCtcagaaataataataataataataataataataataataataataatcatt encodes:
- the LOC136217095 gene encoding uncharacterized protein → MKLLIFFTIFILTFTTITLALTPCKTTCATIPIRYPFAVDDGCGAPQFRSMFNCSVADQSLFFTTPSGSYKVQNIDYEKKQIEIYDPAMSTCSILQPNHHFTMTELQSYLIPPTPDTVFALLNCSIDSPVLNRYRNLCFNFSGHSCDELYDSCNAFRVFRGLVSNNNNGSDSNGEISPVGSGSGGSSSPVPACCFTGYDTVKYMSMDILDCSHYTTVVNSDDLRGIGPLDWVYGIKLSFSMPENGCRRCTDSGGTCGFDTETEGMLCLCSASSNATRECGVGSITAGGGRGHSVRRTFHVFVLVSSVLLVIFGLW